The proteins below are encoded in one region of Etheostoma spectabile isolate EspeVRDwgs_2016 unplaced genomic scaffold, UIUC_Espe_1.0 scaffold00005908, whole genome shotgun sequence:
- the LOC116677813 gene encoding zinc finger BED domain-containing protein 5 codes for MGADVRQQVVDSVRESPSFSLQLDESTDVANCAQLMVYVRFVKELNVHEEFLFCHPLPSRTTADEIFKVLNDFMRENNVDWGRCCGICTDGARAMTGRHSGLVKKVQEVAPAAIWTHCIIHRQALATKRMPQELHTVLDEAVKIVNLIKSRAMNARVFSILCKEMGAHFKQLLLHSEVRWLSRGKVLTRLCDLREEVLLFLAEINSPLVKHMEDMKWVAKLAYLSDVFEKINTLNICLQGKECNVFYAHDQLCGFRKKLELWGARVERGSVEMFPTLEDVLARAELKVECLQQVVCAHLEGMRKQFGEYFGEETMANQWVRNPFSFPVTLKDGLSAGEEEALAELSCDMDLKQRMSDVSLAHFWLSVGTEFPQLSTKAVNVLIPFTSTYLCE; via the coding sequence ATGGGCGCAGATGTGCGGCAACAGGTAGTGGACAGTGTTCGTGAAAGCCCCTCCTTCTCCCTTCAGCTGGACGAGTCGACGGATGTTGCCAATTGTGCTCAATTAATGGTGTACGTGCGTTTTGTTAAAGAGCTAAATGTGCATGaggagtttttgttttgtcacccTCTGCCCTCGCGCACGACAGCAGACGAAATCTTCAAGGTTTTGAATGATTTCATGCGGGAAAATAATGTGGACTGGGGCCGCTGCTGTGGAATATGCACTGATGGGGCAAGGGCAATGACAGGCCGGCACAGTGGTCTGGTAAAAAAGGTGCAAGAGGTCGCCCCGGCTGCTATTTGGACGCACTGCATAATCCACCGCCAGGCCTTGGCAACTAAGAGGATGCCCCAAGAGCTGCACACTGTGCTGGACGAGGCAGTAAAAATTGTTAACCTTATAAAGTCGCGCGCCATGAATGCCCGTGTTTTCTCCATCCTCTGCAAGGAGATGGGTGCGCACTTTAAACAGCTGCTTCTGCACTCGGAGGTCCGGTGGCTTTCCCGAGGAAAGGTACTCACGCGCCTTTGTGATCTCCGTGAGGAAGTCCTTCTTTTCCTCGCTGAAATCAACTCTCCACTGGTAAAACACATGGAAGACATGAAGTGGGTTGCAAAGCTTGCCTATCTTTCGGATGTCTTCGAAAAGATAAACACACTGAACATCTGTCTGCAGGGCAAAGAGTGCAACGTCTTTTACGCACACGATCAACTCTGTGGATTTAGGAAAAAGTTGGAACTGTGGGGTGCGCGTGTGGAGCGGGGATCAGTGGAAATGTTTCCCACGTTAGAGGATGTTTTGGCCAGAGCGGAGCTGAAGGTGGAGTGTTTACAGCAGGTGGTCTGCGCGCATTTGGAGGGAATGCGCAAGCAGTTTGGAGAGTATTTTGGAGAGGAGACAATGGCAAACCAGTGGGTGAGAAACCCATTTTCCTTCCCCGTGACACTCAAAGATGGACTTTcagcaggagaggaagaggcTCTGGCTGAGCTGAGCTGTGACATGGACTTGAAACAGAGGATGAGTGACGTGTCACTTGCGCACTTTTGGCTGTCAGTAGGGACTGAATTTCCACAGCTCTCCACGAAGGCAGTGAACGTGCTCATCCCCTTCACTTCAACCTATCTTTGCGAAT